A region of the Prevotella melaninogenica genome:
CCAATGCCCTGATAACAGCCATTGAACTCAGACTGTGCTTCACCAGTCTTATTGTCCCACTTGTGCTGATGAAGCTTAGCCCAGCGTCCACCATCATCCCACCAGTCTTCACGAGTAGGGGTAATCAGCTGATCGGCTGTCTCTTCATTCAGTACCTGACGGCTCTGAATACTCCAGAATCCATGCTCAAACGGACGAAGTACCGCACGAATAACATCATCCTTAGTATTGTAATAGTTATTTGAAGCAACCTGATCGTACAGTGTTTCTGTTAAGTCTGTACAGCTGGAAGTTGTCATCAATGCTGCTGGCATCATTAGCAAAGCAGCATATTTATATATCTTATTCATTGTTCTTTCAATGTCTAAAAAGTTTTCTTATTATTTAGAAGTCAACCTGCAGACCCAGCATAAACTGTCGAGTTGATGGGTAGTAAGAGCGAGAACCTGTTGCACCTGGCTCAAGACCATTCACCTGATAGGTTGATGGGTCAATTCCAGAGAACTTAGTAATCGTGAAGAGGTTGGTTGCTGTCAAGTTGATACGAATCGCATCAATGTACTTCTTGTTCAGATTCAGTGTGTAACCGAGGCTGAAAGAAGACAGTTTCAGATAGTCACCAGGCTCAAGGAAGTAGTCGCTAACAATTGGATTCTGTGTTACTGCGAGGTTCTTGCTATATGCCTTATCCATTACATTGCCTTGGAAGTTCTTGATTCCATAGTAGAAGTCATGAATATTAAAGATATCGAAGCCAAGTGCTGTTTGGAAAAACAGTGTTGCATCAAAGTTCTTATAACGGAAACTGTGAGTCATTGAACCCGTGAACTTTGGCAAGCCATTACCCACATACTGACGATCTTCATCGGTTGCGTTATCTGCCAAGATTTTATCACCATCCTTATCGTAAACAATCCAACGGCCCTGTGGGTCAATACCAGCATACTTCCACATATAGAAGTTACCAACACGCTTACCCTCTTCAAGGCGCTGCAAATAATGGAATGGATAAGGATCCTGCGTACCTACACGATCTTCATAGCTTCTTCCTTCATACTGATCGTTGCTGAAGCTCACGAACTTATTACCCATCGTTGAGCCAACCACATTCACAGTATAAGAGAAGTCCTTTGTCTTGATAGCATTCCATGTAATATCAAACTCAAAACCATAGTTACGCATTGTACCTACGTTTACGAATGTTGTTGTAAACAAGTAAGGAGGAACTGGTACTGCATAATCACCCAAAAGGTCTTGCTGCTTACGGCTGTAATAGTTAAATGAACCATAGAGATTACCATTAAACAATGCCCAGTCAAGTCCGATATTCCAGTTCTTACCCTTCTCCCAGTGGAGTTTACTATTAGGATTCTTTCCAGGACCCCATACCTGATAAGACTTACCATTATACATATAGTAGCCAAAGCCCTGCATTGTGTCAAGCGATCTATAGCTATCGAAGTTCTGGTTACCAGTAACACCATAGTCTGCACGAAGTTTCAAGTCGGTCAACCAACTCTTTGTTCCTGCCATGAATGCCTCGTCAGAGATACGCCAACCTGCTGATACAGCAGGGAAGTTACCCCACTTATAATCCTCACCAAACTTTGTTGAACCCTCATGACGCAAAGAAGCAGTAACCATATAACGGCTCTTCCAGTCGTAGCTTATACGACCGAAGAAAGCTATCAGCTTATTACCATTCTTATAGGAACCCATACCTAACTCGTCCTTATCCTTCATGTAAGCACCCGTACCAAGGTTGTTGTCCTCTAAGGCATCATTAGGGAAGTCCTTATTATTAGCATTGAAGCCTGAATAAAGGGACTCCTGATAAGAGTAACCCAACATTGCTTTAATGTTATGACTACCAAAAGAGTTAGTATAGTTGTTAATCCATTCTAAACTCTGGAGAGACTCCTTGCCATAACTCTGGCTTGCCTCACCTGTACGACCAGCATTAATAGTTTGCGTATTCGTTGATGGACGGAACCATTGATTGTAATTAGAATACTGGTGGTCAGCATAGGTCAACTGGCTGGTCAATGTCTGATTGCCTGGATTCTTCAACAAGAGTGGGAAGAGGTTCAGCTTCACTGTACCATCCCAATCAATCAACTGGGTTGTTCCAGTATCCTTCTGTCGTTTCACTTGTTCTGCTGGGTTCCATGCTGCTGGCTGTCCCTTGAAATTATAATACAATGCTGAATTCTGCGGATCCCATACAGGTGTCGTTGGATTCGCCTCCATAGCATTACGGAATACATCCCAAGTTGCATTCTTACGATAAGCAATACGAGGTGCTACATTCAATCCAAAAGTAACAAGACCACTCTTATTTGTATGATTCAAAGAGACACGTGCACCATACTCACGACGTCCAGAATACTTATCAATACCCTTTGCATCACGATAGTCTACCGATGCACGGTAATTAGACTTGATATTACCACCACTAAGCGTCAATGTATGAACAGTGCGAACACCTACTCGACCTACTTCTTTCATCCAATCAGTTGAACCGCCAAGGTCATAACCAGTACCCGATGCCAAGCGATTAGCGCGATACTCTGCAGCATCAAGCATATCAAGGTCTTTCTTGATTACATCGAAAGCTACAGTACCATTATAAGTTGTATGGAGATTACCATCGCGCGCTCCCTTCTTAGTTGTCACAAGGATGACACCATTAGAACCACGTGTACCATAGATTGCTGACGCTGCACCATCCTTGAGGACGTCGTAACTCTCAATATCATTTGGGTTGATATTAGTAAGATTACCACCTGGTACACCATCAATAACAATCAATGGACCTAAGCCTGCAGCACGGGATGACACACCACGAATCTGAATACTTGCCTGATTATTAGGGTCACCAGAGCCAGTATTAGTAATACTAACACCAGCAACCTTACCCTGAATCATCATTGAAGGGTCTACGCTTGCTACTTGTGTAAAGTTACGTGCCGATACGTGAGAGACTGCTGAGGTCAACTCCTTCTTATCCATCGTACCATAACCAACGACAACGACCTCATCAAGATTGGCAGCATCTTCCTGCAACTTGATTTTGAAATCGGTCTGATTATTCACAGGCAACTCCTGTGTCTTGTAACCAATATAAGTCACACGGAGTCGTGATTTTGGACTTGCAACAGACAGTACGAAGTTTCCATCGATATCTGTCACCACACCATTCTTGGTTCCCTGCTCCATAATGGTTGCGCCGATGACGGGCTCACCATGCTGGTCAGTTACCGAACCTTTGACATTGATTTGTTGAGCTGCTACGTTCAATGTGCAAATAAGTCCCACCAAGACGGCAAGAACTTTGTGCCATGAACTGTTCTCAGTTTGCAATGGTTTCATGATTGTTGATTTGATTTATGTTTTTAAAATTATTTCCTGTCTTTGTAACGGAAACTCCTTTTTCTAAAAGGTGTATGCAAAGATACACGAAAATAAGCCTTTATAATAGATAATAAAAGGAAGTGAGAAGAAATTACAAATACTCTCTACTGATTATCAGTAAGTTAGAGTTAGTAATATACAAATAAATACCACAACCATTATAAGCTTCAACAACAAGTGTTGACATCTAAAAAGACTTTAAGTGTGTACGAAAAGAATCCTAATCACGCTTTTCTACGGCAGTTTATTCCTTGCATTAATCTGTTTAGAAATAAGCAGAAAATCCTTTGCTCTATATTGAAGTAAGACTACAATAACCCTTAAAACTATCGATGAAATGGGCAAAAATTGAAGTTTTCTTGCTATATATAATATTGAACAGAGAAAACTTATTTGA
Encoded here:
- a CDS encoding SusC/RagA family TonB-linked outer membrane protein — protein: MKPLQTENSSWHKVLAVLVGLICTLNVAAQQINVKGSVTDQHGEPVIGATIMEQGTKNGVVTDIDGNFVLSVASPKSRLRVTYIGYKTQELPVNNQTDFKIKLQEDAANLDEVVVVGYGTMDKKELTSAVSHVSARNFTQVASVDPSMMIQGKVAGVSITNTGSGDPNNQASIQIRGVSSRAAGLGPLIVIDGVPGGNLTNINPNDIESYDVLKDGAASAIYGTRGSNGVILVTTKKGARDGNLHTTYNGTVAFDVIKKDLDMLDAAEYRANRLASGTGYDLGGSTDWMKEVGRVGVRTVHTLTLSGGNIKSNYRASVDYRDAKGIDKYSGRREYGARVSLNHTNKSGLVTFGLNVAPRIAYRKNATWDVFRNAMEANPTTPVWDPQNSALYYNFKGQPAAWNPAEQVKRQKDTGTTQLIDWDGTVKLNLFPLLLKNPGNQTLTSQLTYADHQYSNYNQWFRPSTNTQTINAGRTGEASQSYGKESLQSLEWINNYTNSFGSHNIKAMLGYSYQESLYSGFNANNKDFPNDALEDNNLGTGAYMKDKDELGMGSYKNGNKLIAFFGRISYDWKSRYMVTASLRHEGSTKFGEDYKWGNFPAVSAGWRISDEAFMAGTKSWLTDLKLRADYGVTGNQNFDSYRSLDTMQGFGYYMYNGKSYQVWGPGKNPNSKLHWEKGKNWNIGLDWALFNGNLYGSFNYYSRKQQDLLGDYAVPVPPYLFTTTFVNVGTMRNYGFEFDITWNAIKTKDFSYTVNVVGSTMGNKFVSFSNDQYEGRSYEDRVGTQDPYPFHYLQRLEEGKRVGNFYMWKYAGIDPQGRWIVYDKDGDKILADNATDEDRQYVGNGLPKFTGSMTHSFRYKNFDATLFFQTALGFDIFNIHDFYYGIKNFQGNVMDKAYSKNLAVTQNPIVSDYFLEPGDYLKLSSFSLGYTLNLNKKYIDAIRINLTATNLFTITKFSGIDPSTYQVNGLEPGATGSRSYYPSTRQFMLGLQVDF